A stretch of DNA from Acanthochromis polyacanthus isolate Apoly-LR-REF ecotype Palm Island chromosome 21, KAUST_Apoly_ChrSc, whole genome shotgun sequence:
GCACTCCAATTAGACAGGCATGAGTTTGTTTGTCTCAAATACCTGGTGCTATTTAACCCCGgtgagtattttatttttatttttacaatattagtGACAACACTCTATGGAAGCCTTTTTATCAATTAAAGGGACCATTTTTCTTGTCATACTATCGTCATGTAATATTGAATGTCTATGCATTTGTTGTGCGTTTTTGTACTACTCTAGATGTGAAGTCAGTGCAGGGCCGCAGGCAGGTGGAGCAGACTCAAGAGAGGGTCAACAGAGCCTTGATGGAGCACACCCAGCGAACTCATCCAGGACACTCGGACAAGTTCGGCCAGCTACTTCTGCGGCTGCCTGAAGTGCGCAGTATTAGCCTGCAGGTTGAGGACTATTTGTACCAGCGACATCTTCTTGGAGATTTGCCTTGCAACTCTCTACTTACGGAGATGCTTCACACCAAACACAACTAAGAAAATGTTGCCATGCCTTTAACATCAGTGCTACTAGCGGCCTGAGTTTGCGCCTCCTCTGCTGCCTTTTGGATCCAACACTCCCATTCACTTTTGAACAGCTGTTGTAAGGAACAGTTGTTACAGCTCCATTCAGACGTGAGGTGGAAGAGATGTGATCCAGGATCATCAAAGAgaaatatttgcttttcttgttccatGGTCTACAGTATCAACTACAGCCAAACATCCCAGTAATCCTTGTCAGTATTGTTGTGAGAATTGAGATCCAAGCACTACCGTGCCATTTTTAGTAATCAGGAAGAGCCTCACTGttcaaagaagaaacaaaatgcaTTGAATTTAATAAAGGAATTTGTTTTTGCATATGTCTGTGCGTACTTGTAAAACTATAACCGATTTCACTTAAGTGTGCAAGAATATGTCACTTGCGCATCTTTTTGTCAGAAAAGAACAGTTTTAGTTTTCTGCAGGTCTATTTTGCTTACACTACTGCAACCAGTGCTGGCATCAACCACACCAGAATTCTAGCAACATAAACAATGCATATGGGAAAATAAACATGAGAATGAACAAACAGATGTGGATGATTTAAAAAGGATTTTATTTGTCTGGTCCAGTTGCCAGGGATAGTCAGTTTATGAAATGAATATACATAATGTGCTGGCACAGGTTGGATaacagaggagaaagaaaacataaatgttATGACAACTTCTATGAAATGAGTATGTGACTTATAGCCataacccaaaaaaaaaaaaaagaggaaaaaaaaaatagacccTGAAACTAAACATCAAATGCGCCATCTAAttcaaagcaaataaatacgACTGAGGATGACGTCAAGATTTCTAGGGGAGAATTGCACAGAATCAAAATACGGTGTTTACTACCACGGACTAATCTTTACAACCACATAAATACAAACATCTACTAATTTCATATGCAcccctccacacacactgctgatttttttctaattgctgctctcaacattttcattttcacatctGTGTTGGAATCTCATTCAAACAACACATTTCTTGGAGGCAGTCAGTGATTTGAAAGTAGACAGCTGCACCATGGCAGCTGCTGTAGTGCTAAAGACTGCAAAGGAAGAGCAGAGGACTAGTTTCACACAGACTTTGTAGTGACATTGACCTTATCAGTCAGGTTTTCGTAATAACAAGgacactggcaaaaaaaaaaaaaaaaagcagtttggcATTTTACATTCCTCCAGTTGCACATGAAGGAGTCTCTAGAGACTGTGGGGTAGATGAGGGCTGTTACAGTCCGCAATGATCCTTCATCAAGAAACCTACTGTTTATATGccaggacacacaaacaggGAATAATATAACAGAAACAGACTCCTAGTGACCTAAAGGATTTATTAATCCCTAAACAAACAGTTTCAGCAATTTCAGCTGTTTGAGAAATTCTTTTCAttgtcattcattcattctcatCTCAAACATCCATCTCACTAATGCTTAAGCAGCAGGCTAGCTTATTCGTAGCTTACAAATGTCAACTTACTTTTTACAAATCAtcaacccccccaaaaaaaatcatagtaatCAGCATTCAGTATGTATTAAATCAGCACTGATTATCACTTTCACACAGAGCTGTATCCAAGTAATGATAAACATGATAAAGCCCTCCTTCATGGTTCCAGTATTCGTTTTCAAGACAAGCTCGGATAACATTTCATTTCAGCACGTCGAAAATGAGAAAGCAAGTTAAGAGGAAAAAAGTCACATGAATTTCATTCTTCTTTCAGCTCTCAAAGGCTGACTCAAGTTGTCCagcaaaaacatgtcaaaatagTATAAAAAACATCCAGATGTCTACAGCTGAAGGAAAGTTGGAGTGGAGCGGTGCACAAACTATGGGGCACAGGTAGCTTCTAGGTGTGCACGGACAACCACAGTAGCCACCACCAGTGCAGCCCACAGAAGGACCATCCACGATGGTATTTTCTTAACCATAAAGTGAAAACACCCCTGAATGGAATGAGTGATTAGTGTGTGCCCTACATTCATATGAGAGCAGTTTTACCTGCTAGTCATTTTCAGCTGAGATCTCCTATCAGAACTGAGAGCTGGTCTCAGTAGACTAGAGAGAGTGAGCCCTGGAAGAAGAAAAGGCAGCAAAAGGAAAAGCAAGCAGAACGAAGAGGGGTGGGAACTACTTGTGCCCAAAATACTGTTGTGCGGGCAAAGGCAGTGTGGTTGTCCCCTCTTTTTCTTACCTAAGAGTCACACAAATGACTCAGGCATGGCAGGGTAAGGCAAGGCATGAGGAGGCAAGGGAAAGAATTCTTCATCCTGATAGAATCGGTTGCATTACATTTTACAATCTAGGTAGACCAGGCAGAGTCAGTCAGAGGCTCTCAAGAGACAAACTATTGTGGATGCATTGGCTGACTGAGTGAGTGATTGGCCCGTTCTCTTGGCATGTAGAGTCAACTGGATTATTCCTGGTGTCCGGACTGATAACCGGCCAAAAACCTAATCAGTCATGCTGTCCGCTACTATTCCAACTGGATAATGGACAACCTCAAGAGCCACATTCGCCAAAGTAGAGGAAAAATAGAAGTCAATTTGGGAGTTTATTCCCTGAATGCTAACATCACTACCCATGGTTTGAAGTCTTTATTTGGGGGTACCAAGCTTTTTGGGAGTCCCTGGGCGCTTTTGCCAAAAGTGGCCAGGGATGGTGAAGGCGTCAACACTCATGGACATGGTTTTGGACGGGATGACGGTGAACTGCTTGCGGTCAGAGCTGTACTTGTAAATGGACTCTACCATCTCAGGGGAGATGATGCGGGGTCCAATGCCAGTGAGACGTACCATCTCTTCAGTTTCAGGGTTCATGGTGTAAACTGCTCTGAACTGGCAGCTGGAGTCTCTGAAGAGGATGAGGAAGTGATTGGCAGTGCTCTTCTCCATTTCCTGAAGAAACAgatgcagagaaagaaaagatccAAGTCAGGTTGTCACTTGTAGTATGTTTGGGGTAGGATGGGGTGGGGGATGGCTTACCTCTACAATCTTGTTTTTCTGCGGTTCGTTGACCTTGCCAGCCAGGCAGCAGCGAGTGATAGCATTGTGGATGATGAACTTGTTGGACTTAAAGCTAGGCTCCTTGTATAGCTTTGGGCCTGTGAGACACAACATTTCCATATGCCAAAcatcaaacaaaacaatgcTTACTGGGTTACTACTTATAATCTCTTACTGTGGGGCATATCACTGACCTGTATATTCTGGGATTGAAGCAGGGGAGGAAATGGTGGAGCCATTCTCCCAGTCTTTCTCTCCATTCTGAGCACTCATTCGTCCTGGTGACATCAGCCGAGACCGGGAGGGGGAGTGTGAACGGCTAAAGAGAATAAAAAGTGTTTTGTGAGAAAAGTGAGTTTACAGACCTTGAGGCTGTGTGTACATGTTGTATGTTACATGTGCATTTGCACCTGATAACAAGTACTACAGTACCTACAGTATGTATACACTGATACATAAAGCCAGTCACACTTACTGACAATTCTGATATCAATACTCTAAAAGAATTAACGTAATTCTTCTTTGTTGTACTCCTGGAAATCATAGTTCAGTCTcaaataaataagttaatatTATACTGATATATTGCCCAGTTCTACTATATTATGGCAAATTTTGAAACAAAGCGTAAaggttatatttttttatttctctgacacttaaaataatcacatttttaggCTGAATTACagtactggtcaaaagttttagaacgtcccaattttttctttcttttttttttaaaattgaaattcaagtagttcattTCCagtgaatagcttgaaatggtacaaagtggtgaactgccagaggttaaaaaaatggTAAGGTTActcaaaactgaacaataatgcatatttcagaattatacaaaaaagtctcagtttcaactgtgaagagaagacttggagttgtaGGTTTGACAGGTTGACTTTCtgcaagaaagccattgctaagatgCCAGAATAAGAAAATGAGGCTTgtctgggccatgaaacacaggCAGTAGACTACTGAAggctggaagaaggtattaagGAGTGATGAATCAagatttgaaatctttggttcatcatgcAGGATTTTTGTTCGCCATCAAgaaggagaaaggatggttcctcagtgtgtgacatcaactgtcaaacatggaggaggaagcatgaTGGTCTGcggctgttttgctggatccagggtctgtgacttgtacagagtgagagataccctgaaccaaaacagctactatagcattctgcagcaccatgcagtaccctctggtatgttcctagttggtcaggggttcatcctacaaCAAGATAATGACCCAGAGCATAActccaagctatgccagaactaccttaggaaaaaaaaaacagcttacaAGATGGTAAGCTGAAAACATGGAGTAGTCAGCACAgcctccagacttaaaccccatggagctggtgtGAGATGAACCAAACAGACGAGAGCAAGCAAAGCAtcctacaagtgccacacatttatgggaacttgtgcaacagagttgggaagaattttctgaaaaatattggatttccattgtggaaaaaaatgccacaagtgtcaaaggtggctactttgagtcaaaagtttagaatatattttggtttctaaaatgattttttgAAACTACAATGAGACATCtacatacataattttttttaaaaaaggaaaaattggtgaattctaaaacttttgaacgatagtgtatgtGCCTCCCATTTTCCAAGCATTTATTAAGAAAATGCACCCCATCATCACTATGTATGTTACCTGGGAGACTTCCTGATAGTCAAACCTCCAGAGTCATTAGCCATGGAGGACAGATTCATGGTTGAGTGGGAGTACACCTTGTTCAGCTTGGTGCCTAAAATGAGGAAAAgaggaaagcaaaaaaaaaaggttaattaCTTAAATACACCTGAGTGAAAGATACGGATGTACAAAGCCAGACAATTTTGATGGTAAAAGTCAGAATTATTTACCCATGAAACCCTTGACAGGGCTATGAGAGAGGACAGAGTCATCTCTGAACACAGTCTTGGGTCTCTGCTTCTTGACACCACGGACCGTGGTGGGTTTTTGCCTCAGCACCTTGTCCAAGTCTTCCATGATCTTCAGCTGTTGTCTCCTCTCATATTCCTGCCTAGTGAAGTCGCCTCTGCGTTGGGGAGTCCCCTCTGCTGACGGTGTGTGTGATGCTGGAGGGGTGCCTGGAGTCTGAGGTCTGTCCTCACTCTTATTTCCCCAGCCTTCAATGATCATCCACTGGGGCTTGCTAAAAGCACAAGGAGATGCCACGTGAAATTTTGAATGCATgacatttcaaaacaaattataaaaaCCAACTGAAGACTgaccaaataaaacaaaatgcaatCAGAGCTGCAATCTTCATTTGGTTATGAATACAGGTATTTAAAAGAAGATGAATCTTACTttgattctttttctttctcctgctcAAGTTTGCGTCTTTTCATCTCTTCTGctctcttctgttgtttttctaatAAAGCTGCTTTCCGCTGGGCCATCTCATCCTCCGGTCGATCTTTGTCATCCTAATaatgaatacagaaaaaaacatgaatgcacccatcttaaaaaaaatgatacatagagTAATATAAGTCACCAACCTTGAAAAAGAAACCAACTCCAGCTTTTGCCTCTGGCTCCATCCGGTCACTCATTGAGTCTGAGAAAGTGTCAGGCATTTGCTCATCCTCTTCCCCATCTCCTCGCAAGGCAGACAGTGAGATCTCTATCAGGCTACTGCGTTTGCCATTTAAAATTCCTGCAGGGGCATCACTCTCAAAGGAGCACTCCGACGGAGCACCAGAGCTGGAACCTCCTCCTGCAAGCCCTTCCTTCTTAGCCAAAGGACCATGCAATGACCCGACCTCGAGGTCCATGCTAAATATACTATGTCCGTCATTGGAGCCCTCTGACAGGGCGTCATCTGCAACAGGACGGGGAGTTGGAATAGGTGTTGGTGCAGGGGTTAGTGTAGGCGTGGGGACAGGAGTCGGTCCCGATGAGCGCAGCTCATCTAGGCTCTCAGAGTCACCAATAGAGAATGAGGAGGAGGTCTGGACCTGGGATTGCCAGGGATTTACACGGCGAAGATGGGGGATGCGGTCCACATTTTGAGGTGGATTAAGAACCCTCGACAGGGTTGGAACCTTAATGTCCAATGGACGACTATGTTTTGGACTTTTAGGAGGTACAGACTGGGCTCTTCGATGAGCATGAGGAGATTTTGGAGGAGTGGTATGGTTTGTGATTTTGCGGGATggtgaaggagaggaggaggctgaATTCAAGTCTCGTGTGGATTCTCGAGACAGGCGTGCAGAAGGAGGGGCTGTGGTGGAGGTCTTAGGGCTGGCTGGAATAACCCAGGATTTATTGCTGGAAGCTACAGCTTTTTCTTGATTAGctggttctgctgctcagtCAGCCGCTGCATGTCACTTTGCAGGGAGCTAAGAGCTGCAGTCAGCTTGGACACAGCATTGTTATAATCCCCGAGAGGAGCTACCATTTTCTCACCAGGTGTCCCTGAGGGCTTCTCTCCTGGTGTGCCTGCTTTTTCTTTGGACAGACCGACTCCTTTGTTGAGTCCAAGTTCTCTCTTAGCATTACCCTCATCTTCCATTGAGGGTTGCTGTTCATCTTGTTCCTGCTGCTCTTCTTCCTCCATTCGAGCCAGTCTTTCTTCCAGCGTCAAGCGAGACAGATCTTCTTCTGTGGATGAGGTGCTGACCCCTCCTTTCCCGTCACCTTCATCATCACGCTGCTCCTTCTTTAACTGTAGAAAGGCACTCTTCCCTAGCCTTTGTCGATGCTTTGCAAAAATGGCTTCAATGCgtttcttctgagcttcaataGCTTTGCGCTTTTCTTCAAGCCGAGCCCCCAGCTCAGACATATCATTATTGAGCTGTGGGCTCTTGCTGGGGCTTTCTTCAGACTTCTGTGTCCATGTAGTCATCTGCACAGAAGGTGGGTCGCTGGCTTTTGGAGAATcagtaatatgtttttttttgcgttCTGCAAAGCTGGTCATCTTCACACCACTATCCGTTCCCTCTTTACTATGGCCTCTAGCAGGCTGTGCACCAGCGGCAGGCGTGGCTGGGGTGGAGTGGGCCTTAGGCAGGTCTTCTGAGGCATCTGAATCCACGCTGCCGTCTCTTAAGACTGAGTCATCATCTCGTGAACATTCAGAGGTGTTTCTGGTACGAGCGGGCTCTCTGGACTCTGCCATAGGCCGGTACATCATTCCTGAGCGTGATGGAGCAGAGCAGCTAATCGGGGCCAAGTTGCTGTTATATCTAGAACTAGCAGGGTCATCAGGAGAGTGGAGGTAGAAGCCATCAGGAGCCCCATCTGGGTGTAAACGAGGCTCCATCTTGCTTTCGTTGTGAATAATTTGGAGAGCCTCTTCAATGGTAGGCAGTTCTCCTGTTTCACTTGTCCCAAGGCCGTTCTCCTCTACCAGCCTTGAAACACTCGGAGTCTGGGTGGACCACGATGCCCTCTGTGGACCGTTGGGTCCAGGGGCTTTGCTTAGCAAATGGCTGAGGTCTTCAGGTGGGGTGTAGGGCACTCGAGTCATGTTTTGGCCTACTGGGTTGAGTTGATCTGAGCTCACAGAGCGAGTTATCACAGGGTTGCCCATCACAATGTCCACATCGCTGTCCAAGCCAAAAGGAATGCTAAAGGATACTGCCGACAAGGGCCGGctaagaaaggaaaaaaatgagcgTGTATGAGTACaataaaaaaagctttaaagacAGTGTTTAAATGTGAGTGCATATATGGGGTTTTACCTGAGAGGTTTCTTGCTCCATGTCTTTCCAACTCCTTCTATATGAGACATTGAGGTAGACTGAGTCAAAGATCCTGAGTACAAtgggacacacacagacatgtaaAAGCATGCAAACCACACAGGGATGCACAAATCAACCAAACAATACATCAATGGAAGGAAAAAGTGTACAAAAAGTTCAAAATActcataaaaataagaaaacggAATAGTACAAAACACAACTAAAAGACACACAAGGATTGAGGGAAATAGGTGAACCAGATTGTAAAATGATTCTGTAGATTCATGTTATGACAGCACGTCACAGTCCTAACCTTACCTGATGCAGGGGAGGAAATTGGGAGGAAAGGTTTCTTGAAGATAGAGGGAGAGGTACTGTAaggtgagaaaataaaattacaattgAAGTGTTAAGTTCAAACAATATGTCAGACAACCGCAAGAACAAAATCATATTCCAAAATCTTCTTTACCTGCTCCCACTCAAGCCACTTGGTGTTACAGGTACAGATCCATCTGGCAAAGAAGAAATCCCCAATCAGACTACGTAACAGGAATTAAATATTGTGATCTTCATAGAAATGTTTAAGGACCACAGTTTGGTGATGCCTACCTAGCGTGTCTATTGGCTGAACAAATTCCGGCCTTCGTACTTCAAACCAGCTAAGCAGTTCTGACAAGAAGCTCAGCAAATTGAGCTAAAAAAATCAAACGGAATAAATGAGACATGGAAAAAACAATGCAGTACATTATATTTTGTTAATGTGCAAAGAAAATGATTAACCATCCGTGATGTGAAAGTACCTGAAGCTCCTGTGGTGTGTAAAGCATGTCCTCCAGTGCCAAGTGACAGCAGCTCTTCAGACAGCTGTCACAGAATTCACGGATGAACTGTAGGTTATACAGACTGTCTGGCACAGACATGGAATCCTTCATACAAACATCTtaaagagaggggaaaaaagtattaaacTGCCATAATCAACACACATATTAAGATGCTATTCATACAACAAATGGTGACAATGTTTGTTGGTACCTTCAAGTCTCAGCAGTCCAGGGCAATAGTAATGTATGACGGCAGCAATGGCGCAACCACTGGAAAGGTCTTTTACTTCATTTACTACTGGAAAGATGGGCTTTATTTTGGATTGGATTTTATCCTTCCTGTAGCGgagctatttaaaaaaagcaaacaacaacaacaacaaaaaaaaacagtaaaacaatcaaataCTGCAGGGTGACTCTAATAGTATTGTCATACATTTCACATATCAGTAAATATTCTCACTGTAATCATCAAAGTCAAGCTGTCTAAGTATACATACGCagtgagacacaggagaaaatgTTGAAACTCAAATCTAGTATGAATGTAACAAGCAAGACAAATAAAGGTCATGCCTCGGCCATGTGAAAAGAAGAATGCATAGGTGAACCAACTGTAGATGCAAAGAATGTGAGTGAATTAGAACAGAAAGAAGGAAGGTTTTGTCAAGAGAAAATGGGTCAAGCGATGGTCTCAGGaggcaaacagaaaaaagaaccaggtacaGCTGCAGTACACAAACAGCCTACTGTCAGCCCGGCCCAGCTGACTAGAAGCCGGTCTCTGTTAACCCCCGTAGCCattcatgaacacacacacaactctgTCACACACAAGAGAAACCAGTTGTACATGGCAGTTTCAAAGGCCCGCTTGAATACAGGCAGTGATTCATGCACCACTCATGTGTTCACAAACAATGCATTTCGAGCCCGTGTCCTGCCCCACTGTATCGCAATTATGCTGTTAGGGGTAATTTAACGCAGATTAGGATATGATGCATGATGCATTCTCACACCAGCTTATGGGGATAAAACACACCTGAACATCAGGTATTTGCTGATAAATTTGATGAAGACACTGGAGGAATGGAGGGACAGGGGGAGGAAgcagaggaaaggaaagaactTACAGGAACAAGTTTCCAGTACCAGCGAGTAGGACACtgtcagaggagaggagggacaGAAAATATAGAAAGAGAGGGAAATGGAGAACAGGAGCACAAGGAGAGGTATTAAGCCTACAGTGGAAGATCGAGACAAACAGGAGAAAGGGTTGTGATGGCAGTCCTTTCTTGAAATGGAATGACAACCTTGTCACAGCAATGACGCTGCTTTTGTATTCAATGTCAAACACTACTCGTTAACCTTGTGCAGTAAAAGTCAGAAAAGGACTGGAATTGCAGAAAATGCAATTATATTAGCTAAATGAGGACCCTTTCTTCCCTCCACAGCACAGTTCCGCAGGGGTCCAACAAGGCAGCAATTATTTTTGAGTCCATTTTGGATCAGACTCAATCCAGCTATATAACAATTGGACTGAATCATAATTAAAAGCAGGCCAGGAGCCACTGATGGTGAGCAAAGACCAAGGCTAGGTTATGTTCACTTATGTCTCTGTCTTCTCAGACCAACTGCATAGCTGAGGATAACACTCACACTTTTCCTAAAGCTTCCATACTTTGTGCAGAGCTGGCACGGGGGAGAtaccatcatttattttgattattCAAACATCCAGAAAAGATGTAGGATGTAATGATAATTAGCCTTAAGCATTTTTATAAACATTAACTTATCTTCAAAGATActgtttaaagcttttttttctgaccCTGGTaagaaatatgaatatttagGCTGTTGTATATTCTTTATTTTGGAATTCAGATGCTTCATGGAAATGGACTTTCATTTCCAGAGACCTCAGACACTCTTCCTTGATTTCAACAGCAGTGGCTTTTAAAGGGGATCAGAGCTCATCATTACTGAAGCTCACCCTGACTCCACCTGATGATTCAGTGTTCTTCCTACCATTACTCCCCACAGAGCATCTCTAAAATGTTGCACAATGCTGTACCTGACTCCAACTGGTTTGCAACAACAACTGTGGTTACCAAAATTGCTGGTCATGCCCATTTTTGTTTGTGCCTGGGGATTCTGCTTGTATTTGCATCTGTGCTCTGTTTCAGGAAAATGGAGCCCAGAGTGCATAATCCCACACGGATTATGATGTGTCTTTGGATATAATACTGTGTAGCaagcaataaaaatactttgaaTTTACACTGCTGTACTCACAGTGGGTTGAACAGGTTGGGGCTCTGTGATGGCCTGAGACGGGTCGCTCTCGGCTCCTTCAGTTTGTTCTCTCAGCTTCTGGTTTAACTGAGTAAATGGTATGATGACAAAGCAGTTTTCAGACAGCAAAACATACACAAATGTAATAAGACATGGTCAATTAAAAGAACTACAGTATCTTCATTTCTGAAGCTAAATAGACACTAAGTGGCCTACAACAGAGGATTTCAGACAAATCTGAACaatgagtcatttctgacacaAGATGTGTGCTTCAAACAGGCATCGTTTCTTTCCAGCCTGACGCTTACCCCCTTAACCCAATGAAGCAGAGCATCCTCCCACTTAGAAGCTCCACCCAGTAGCTCAGCAGAGCCACATGTCTTCACCGCAGTCACCGTCTCCATGGCTCCCACAACCATCAAGGCATCCATCACTGCCAGGTGAGCACTCTGCATCAGTCacatgggaggaaaaaaaaagagcagctgAGGGCCATCGATCTCGGAAAGCATTAATCAATTATAGCTTACACAATAATATTGGACACCAACATTTGTACTGCTCTAGCAGGGCACTGCTTACTGCAGAACAGACATCTCCTCTATGTGCTGCATCATTACCATTTGTTTACCCTCAGCATCCAGTAGAGGTCACCAGAAGCCAGCTGTGAGTCAGCAGAAACTGACCAGTTCTCAGCAGACAGGCACGTCAGTAGATGTGGGTGAACTTTGGACTCATGTTTGTACACTCATTAACTCATTAAATAGGCAACGAACCTGTAATATGATAACATGTGTGTCCAAGGACTGTCATTCCTCAGCTGCTTTCCCTTTATTTGCCTTCCATTCAGCTGCTTCCTTTCCTTTTTCCGCAGTGAATATTTCTGTGACTCATGTGAAAGAGACTGCAGGATAAAATGAGGTGCTGTAACTAGATCACCAGGACAACAACAAAGGACACCATTCTCTATAAGAAACAGGTGTTTGTGGCTCAGTGTTTTTGTTCGACAACACGATTGACAGCAAAATTTACATcagatgcagttttttttcccccacagaaGCAGAAATATTTCTACTTACACATAATTAACATTCCCAAGCACTTATATCCAACATACATTTCCTCATACCTAGAAGACCATTACAGAGCCCTTTCTAAAAGCCAGAGCCCATTAAAATGCACCGCCAACATTATCAGCTCAGTCAAAGTGAGCGCCTTAACTCTATAAACCTGTTAGGTCATTAGATGTTGTGCTTTGATTGTGCCACAAGGCTACAACCAACAGTACTGTGGCTCATTCACAGGTCAGACATTCAGATATTTGACTAATTTGATGTGGATTTAATTCAtgacaaaaataccaaattAATTCTTGGGTTTTCTATCTTCTTTCCCAGTTTTCCATTGTTTACATTAAGATGATCAGAGCTGGAAAATAAAGTTCTCTCCAGTGTCAAAAACCTTTTACAGAACCGTTGCTCATTAACAACATCAGTACAGGAAGATCAGGAAATAAGTTATAGAAAAGACTAAAGATGAAAATGATTTGTTCAAGAGATTATTCTGTAAACAACTCTTCCTTCTTAGCAAgttcatttaatttacaatctttgtctcatttatctGCGTctcttttacatttcttttagtTGCGGTTCAGCATCAGTAATGGGGCCTCATTCTCTTCACTATTGGCTAACTGCAACAAGCTCCTTGTTAAAATAATGAATTCTGAGAGGACAGGCAGGTCACAAACAACACATTCCTGTCATGGGGCCACTCCTTCAGTCTCCAATTTTGAGTTTAATCTGTGTAAATCAGTGCCTGTTCCCATTTTTCTACTTACAAATTCCACCTTAGAGGCCAGACATTCTCATTCCAGCTTCTTATGTAGTGCCTGATGGGTCCTGGTGGCGGTCCAGCGGCGTGCATGAGCCCTGTCTACATGTCTGCCTACTCAACCCTGATGTAAAGTGCTGACCTGGGCAGGCCCACTGCTGGGGCGAGCATGCCAGGCTATGCCAGCAAAGGCTTGTCAGATAGTATTGGGACAAGCTCTCTCGATGCGCTACAGCCAGTCACTTGGAGCAGTGTGGCCCTGACTGGCCTGCCCTCCAAA
This window harbors:
- the camsap3 gene encoding LOW QUALITY PROTEIN: calmodulin-regulated spectrin-associated protein 3 (The sequence of the model RefSeq protein was modified relative to this genomic sequence to represent the inferred CDS: inserted 1 base in 1 codon); the encoded protein is MVDSPTMRKTFVVPDIKPLDLYDCTKSKICASVGWLLAKSYGSAENVPAELRDPFYCDQYEQEHLKPPVTRLLQSSELYCRTYSLLLGSNGAEAQPKDNVALLQLLSQRGVVAEDQDTAVTDADLQHKPIKMSAHLAVMDALMVVGAMETVTAVKTCGSAELLGGASKWEDALLHWVKGLNQKLREQTEGAESDPSQAITEPQPVQPTCPTRWYWKLVPLRYRKDKIQSKIKPIFPVVNEVKDLSSGCAIAAVIHYYCPGLLRLEDVCMKDSMSVPDSLYNLQFIREFCDSCLKSCCHLALEDMLYTPQELQLNLLSFLSELLSWFEVRRPEFVQPIDTLDGSVPVTPSGLSGSSTSPSIFKKPFLPISSPASEGVGKTWSKKPLSRPLSAVSFSIPFGLDSDVDIVMGNPVITRSVSSDQLNPVGQNMTRVPYTPPEDLSHLLSKAPGPNGPQRASWSTQTPSVSRLVEENGLGTSETGELPTIEEALQIIHNESKMEPRLHPDGAPDGFYLHSPDDPASSRYNSNLAPISCSAPSRSGMMYRPMAESREPARTRNTSECSRDDDSVLRDGSVDSDASEDLPKAHSTPATPAAGAQPARGHSKEGTDSGVKMTSFAERKKKHITDSPKASDPPSVQMTTWTQKSEESPSKSPQLNNDMSELGARLEEKRKAIEAQKKRIEAIFAKHRQRLGKSAFLQLKKEQRDDEGDGKGGVSTSSTEEDLSRLTLEERLARMEEEEQQEQDEQQPSMEDEGNAKRELGLNKGVGLSKEKAGTPGEKPSGTPGEKMVAPLGDYNNAVSKLTAALSSLQSDMQRLTEQQNQLIKKKXVASSNKSWVIPASPKTSTTAPPSARLSRESTRDLNSASSSPSPSRKITNHTTPPKSPHAHRRAQSVPPKSPKHSRPLDIKVPTLSRVLNPPQNVDRIPHLRRVNPWQSQVQTSSSFSIGDSESLDELRSSGPTPVPTPTLTPAPTPIPTPRPVADDALSEGSNDGHSIFSMDLEVGSLHGPLAKKEGLAGGGSSSGAPSECSFESDAPAGILNGKRSSLIEISLSALRGDGEEDEQMPDTFSDSMSDRMEPEAKAGVGFFFKDDKDRPEDEMAQRKAALLEKQQKRAEEMKRRKLEQEKEKESNKPQWMIIEGWGNKSEDRPQTPGTPPASHTPSAEGTPQRRGDFTRQEYERRQQLKIMEDLDKVLRQKPTTVRGVKKQRPKTVFRDDSVLSHSPVKGFMGTKLNKVYSHSTMNLSSMANDSGGLTIRKSPSRSHSPSRSRLMSPGRMSAQNGEKDWENGSTISSPASIPEYTGPKLYKEPSFKSNKFIIHNAITRCCLAGKVNEPQKNKIVEEMEKSTANHFLILFRDSSCQFRAVYTMNPETEEMVRLTGIGPRIISPEMVESIYKYSSDRKQFTVIPSKTMSMSVDAFTIPGHFWQKRPGTPKKLGTPK